TGGCCGGCCCCGTCTGACGTTTTGGCGGTGCGCTTCAGCGTTGTTCAATCGCGTCGATCGTGGTTTGAGCGAAGCCCGCAGCCTAGGCGATCCCAGCGCGTCACACGCCAATGCCTTGCCGTGCCCCGGGGACGCCGGTTCTCAATTCACGCGAATCACGCGCTAAATGGCTAAGGATCCCGTTGCGAACGCGTGCCGATCCATTGCGTAGATGACATGCCGCGCAACACCGCCATGCAGCGGTACGTCGTGCCACCGGTCGGTCAGCGTCGCACCAATCTTTTCCAACGCCCGCCGCGACCGGATATTCTCCGCGCCGACCAAGAAGATGACGCGCTCATACACGGTCAGTGCGTGCCCGATCATCAATCGCTTTACCGATCGATTGGTCACGCCGCCCCAATGGCTGCGCGCCAGGAAGGTCCACCCGATCTCGATCTCGTTCGCCGCGGCACGGGCCGGATCGAAGCGTGACGAGCCGATGACGGCACCGGTCACGGCGTCGGCGATCACCAAAGCGCCGCCGCTCGACAGCCCATCATCAAAGAACTTGCGGAAGACCGGTTCCTGCCAGCGATCGTGCGCCGGATGGATCGCCCAGATCTCCGGATCGCGCGCCACCGCGAATAGCGCGTCGAAATCGCTCGCCGTCATCGGCCGCAAGCGCACCACCGGGTCGGACAGATGGGGTTGCGCGTCAAAGTCAGCCATGAACAGCGTCCTGCGCGAAATCGCCGCTGAACGCCACCTAGTCGCAGCCGCCGCCGTCCCCGCCGCCACAGTCACCGCCGTCCCCGCCGATATCGGCCCATCCGCCGCCGTCGCCGCTGCCCTCGGCCGTCCGTCGCTCACGCGTCTTGCGAAGCCCGGCCACAACACCGATCAAAACGCCGCCACTCAGAAGCGCGACCATCACCGCGGCAAGCGCCATCCACTCCTCCTTTATGCCGCCAGGGCGACATCCTCGCCGGCCGCGGCCTCCAACAATCGCTTCTCGATCGTCTTCACCCGCGTGCCACCCAATTTGTCGCCGGTCAGGTCGGTGACATAAAAGGTGTCGACCGCGCGCTCGCCATAGGTCGCGACATGGGCGGAATGAATCGTAACGCGCGACTGGAACAGAGCGTTTGCCAGATGGTGGAGCAGGGCAGGGCGATCGCGCGCGTTCACTTCGATCACGGTGAAGCGGTTCGATGCGGCATTGTCGATCAGCACGTTGGGCTGGACTGCGAAAGCATCGGCGCGGGGGCGGGGCGGGGCCTTGGCCTTCAGCCGGTCCCGTAGCTTGACGCGGTTGGCGAGCGCGTCGGCGATGCCGGTACGGATGCGTTCGAGCTGACCGGGGTCGTCGAACGGCCGCCCGAGCGGGTCCTGGACCAGGAAGTTATCGAGCGCCATGCCGTCGCCCGTCGTGTGAATCCGGGCGTCGATGATGTTGCCTCCCGCGGCGTGGATCGCGCCGGCGATACGGTAGAACAGGCCCGGATGGTCGGCGGCATAGACCGTCACCAGCGTTGCGCCGCGCGCGGGGTGCGGGCTGGTGTCGATCGCCAGGTCGGTCATCCCGGCCGCTTCGATCATGCGCAGATTATGTTCCAGCACGTCGGTCGGCTCTGCTACCCAATACGCCTCGGGCAGGCGTCGGACGACAGCCGCAAACCGATCCGCATCCCAGCCGAGCGCCCGGCCCAACTCGGCCTGTTTCGCCGCGATCCGTTCCCCGCGCCCGCGCTGCTTGTGACCCAGACGAAGGACTTCTTCAGCGCCCTCGAACAGGTCGGTCAGCAGCTGGCGTTTCCACCCGTTCCA
The nucleotide sequence above comes from Roseomonas aeriglobus. Encoded proteins:
- a CDS encoding GNAT family N-acetyltransferase, which translates into the protein MADFDAQPHLSDPVVRLRPMTASDFDALFAVARDPEIWAIHPAHDRWQEPVFRKFFDDGLSSGGALVIADAVTGAVIGSSRFDPARAAANEIEIGWTFLARSHWGGVTNRSVKRLMIGHALTVYERVIFLVGAENIRSRRALEKIGATLTDRWHDVPLHGGVARHVIYAMDRHAFATGSLAI